One window of the Agrobacterium larrymoorei genome contains the following:
- a CDS encoding ABC transporter permease, protein MTHGNRRLDIVLAVGLAALVLVPWYRIEGGFFGLGWLAEFPLSKAVAPGILQMVSEGRAWLFGVLAFFLLGVAARMISDADKRGALLVAAGSLGLGFLVLQGLAIGFSGWTWQATEGLFGALSDGQPSMGAGAVTMAFVFVLFISFGLAERGFMKGDAFIVSCISLLIFLVGVFVFYPIGSMMVGALQDFDGSFNPDGFIRNMRDPGIWSLDCVIGGGRCGVAWRTLFLAIMTAAGSTVLGLAFALVATRTRFPFKKGLRLLTVLPIITPPFVIGLALTLLFGRAGVVTEFMSNVFGVEPGRWLYGMTGIWIAQVLSFTPISFLVLIGVVEGVSPSMEEASQTLRADRWRTFWHVSLPLMKPGLANAFLIGFIESMADFGNPLVLGGSHGVLSTEIFFAVVGSQNDPSRAAVLAIVLLCFTLSAFLAQRFWLSGKNFATVTGKGDSGAHIALPKSMSIAVHALVVPWMIFTVVIYGMILVGGFVKTWGLDNTLTIDHYVRAFSVSISNGSIAWTGVAWNSFWTTMEIALIAAPLTAAVGLLTAYIIVRQKFAGRNLFEFALMMSFAIPGTVIGVSYIMAFNLPPLEMTGSAIILIMCFVFRNMPVGVRGGIAAMSQLDKSLDEASMTLRANSFRTIRLVVLPLLRPAIRAALVYSFVRAITSISAVIFLVSAQYNMATSYIVGLVENGEYGVAIAYSSMLIVVMITVIAGFQLAVGERRLRRENRVAGFSPATSISNPQEKAA, encoded by the coding sequence ATGACCCATGGCAATCGCCGGCTGGACATTGTTCTGGCCGTGGGACTAGCGGCACTTGTGCTTGTTCCCTGGTACCGCATTGAAGGCGGTTTCTTCGGCCTCGGCTGGCTGGCGGAATTCCCGCTCTCTAAGGCGGTCGCTCCCGGCATTCTTCAGATGGTGTCTGAAGGTCGCGCCTGGCTGTTCGGCGTCCTTGCGTTTTTCCTTCTGGGAGTAGCCGCGCGGATGATCTCGGACGCCGATAAACGTGGCGCTTTGCTGGTGGCAGCGGGCAGTCTCGGTCTCGGTTTCCTCGTGCTTCAGGGGCTGGCGATCGGGTTTTCCGGGTGGACCTGGCAAGCGACCGAAGGTCTCTTTGGTGCCCTGTCGGATGGCCAGCCTTCCATGGGTGCAGGCGCAGTCACGATGGCCTTCGTCTTTGTCCTGTTCATCTCCTTCGGGCTTGCCGAGCGTGGCTTCATGAAGGGCGATGCCTTTATCGTTTCATGCATCTCGCTGCTGATTTTCCTCGTCGGCGTTTTCGTCTTCTATCCCATCGGCAGCATGATGGTCGGTGCCCTTCAGGATTTCGACGGTTCCTTCAATCCTGACGGCTTCATCCGCAACATGCGCGACCCGGGCATCTGGAGCCTTGATTGCGTCATCGGCGGCGGTCGTTGCGGTGTGGCGTGGAGAACTCTGTTCCTGGCGATCATGACGGCAGCGGGTTCGACCGTGCTGGGTCTTGCTTTCGCACTGGTGGCAACAAGAACACGCTTTCCTTTCAAGAAGGGTTTGCGTCTGTTGACGGTGTTGCCAATCATCACGCCGCCCTTCGTCATCGGTCTTGCTCTGACATTGCTTTTCGGACGCGCCGGTGTGGTGACCGAATTCATGTCCAACGTCTTCGGCGTCGAACCCGGTCGCTGGCTCTATGGCATGACGGGTATCTGGATCGCCCAGGTTCTCTCCTTCACGCCCATCTCTTTCCTCGTCCTCATCGGCGTTGTCGAGGGGGTAAGCCCCTCCATGGAGGAGGCATCTCAGACACTTCGCGCCGACCGTTGGCGCACCTTCTGGCACGTTTCGCTACCGCTGATGAAGCCTGGCCTCGCCAACGCGTTCCTGATCGGCTTCATCGAAAGCATGGCCGACTTTGGAAATCCGCTGGTGCTGGGTGGGAGCCATGGCGTGCTTTCGACCGAAATCTTCTTCGCGGTGGTCGGCTCTCAAAACGATCCTTCGCGAGCGGCCGTCCTTGCCATCGTCCTGCTCTGCTTCACGCTCTCTGCCTTTCTTGCGCAGCGTTTCTGGCTGTCGGGAAAGAACTTTGCCACGGTGACGGGCAAGGGCGACAGCGGGGCACACATCGCTCTCCCGAAGTCGATGTCCATTGCAGTTCATGCGCTGGTGGTTCCATGGATGATCTTTACAGTCGTTATCTATGGCATGATCCTTGTCGGTGGCTTCGTGAAGACCTGGGGCTTGGACAACACGCTGACGATCGATCATTACGTTCGCGCTTTCTCCGTCAGCATCAGCAACGGTTCCATCGCCTGGACCGGCGTTGCCTGGAACTCCTTTTGGACGACGATGGAAATCGCACTCATCGCGGCGCCCCTGACGGCGGCGGTCGGCTTGCTGACCGCCTACATCATCGTCAGACAGAAATTTGCCGGGCGCAATCTCTTCGAATTCGCGTTGATGATGAGCTTTGCCATTCCTGGGACGGTCATTGGGGTCAGCTACATTATGGCGTTCAACCTGCCGCCGCTGGAAATGACGGGTTCCGCCATCATCCTGATCATGTGCTTCGTGTTCCGCAACATGCCGGTCGGCGTGCGCGGTGGCATCGCGGCCATGAGCCAGTTGGACAAGAGCCTGGACGAAGCCTCCATGACGCTGCGCGCAAATAGCTTCCGCACCATAAGGCTGGTGGTGCTGCCGCTGCTTCGTCCAGCGATCCGCGCGGCACTCGTCTACTCCTTCGTCCGCGCCATCACATCCATCAGTGCCGTGATCTTCCTCGTCAGTGCCCAGTACAACATGGCGACATCCTACATCGTCGGCCTGGTTGAAAATGGGGAATATGGAGTGGCGATCGCCTACTCGTCCATGCTGATTGTCGTCATGATCACCGTCATCGCTGGCTTCCAACTTGCCGTTGGGGAAAGACGCCTGCGTCGCGAAAATCGCGTTGCCGGCTTTTCCCCAGCCACATCCATATCCAATCCTCAGGAGAAAGCCGCATGA
- a CDS encoding ABC transporter substrate-binding protein gives MKSLLAAFTAGLILWVGGAALARDGATLSVLCAADEAWCAAMQRAYELKSGVQTIVVRKSTGEVLDQIRREKDAPTVDVWWGGTGDTHLQAASESLLEAYASVHEPEVLPWAQNFFAMSGGQAAGIYAGALGFAYNSELLQKQGLPAPTCWKDLINEAYRGKVVMPDPNYSGTAFTMLATLVQLFGEDEAFSYLAALNRNVADYTRAGSAPVKAAARGEALIGISFMHDAVTQKEAGAPLVIVAPCEGTGYEIGAVSVIRGAKNRDEARRFVDFALSAEGQATGAAAGQNQVPSNAKAALPPGAPDLSLIKMVDYDFATFGTPEERGRLLLRFDREVHPPSQ, from the coding sequence TTGAAATCACTGCTTGCGGCATTCACCGCCGGGCTGATCCTATGGGTTGGTGGCGCGGCCTTGGCACGGGACGGCGCGACGCTGAGCGTGCTTTGCGCAGCCGACGAGGCGTGGTGTGCGGCAATGCAGCGCGCCTATGAGCTGAAGAGTGGCGTCCAAACCATCGTGGTACGCAAGAGCACGGGTGAAGTTCTCGATCAGATCCGAAGAGAAAAGGACGCGCCGACCGTCGATGTCTGGTGGGGCGGCACCGGCGACACGCATCTTCAGGCCGCATCCGAAAGTCTGCTTGAGGCCTATGCTTCCGTGCATGAACCGGAGGTTCTTCCCTGGGCTCAGAATTTCTTTGCCATGTCAGGAGGGCAGGCGGCAGGGATTTATGCCGGCGCGCTCGGCTTTGCCTACAATAGCGAACTCCTGCAGAAGCAAGGTCTACCGGCGCCAACATGCTGGAAGGATCTGATCAACGAGGCCTATCGCGGCAAAGTCGTCATGCCCGATCCCAACTATTCCGGCACGGCCTTCACCATGCTTGCCACGCTCGTGCAGCTCTTCGGTGAGGATGAGGCATTCAGCTACCTAGCGGCGCTCAACCGGAATGTCGCCGATTATACCCGGGCCGGTTCCGCACCAGTAAAGGCCGCCGCTCGTGGAGAAGCGCTCATCGGGATATCCTTTATGCACGATGCCGTGACGCAGAAGGAGGCGGGCGCGCCGCTTGTCATTGTCGCCCCTTGCGAGGGTACGGGATATGAGATTGGCGCGGTCAGCGTCATCCGCGGGGCAAAGAACAGGGACGAGGCAAGGCGGTTTGTGGACTTTGCGCTGAGCGCCGAAGGGCAGGCGACAGGTGCCGCCGCCGGGCAGAACCAGGTCCCTTCCAACGCAAAGGCTGCCTTGCCACCTGGAGCGCCCGACCTCTCGCTCATCAAGATGGTTGACTACGACTTTGCGACATTTGGCACTCCAGAGGAAAGAGGCAGACTTCTTCTAAGGTTCGATAGGGAAGTTCATCCGCCCAGCCAGTAA
- a CDS encoding ABC transporter substrate-binding protein, protein MRLTLISSLLLAGTTLMSVPVHAAGDLNLICAADVVICEQMKGDFEKSHDIKVNMVRMSSGEAYAKIRAEARNPKTDVWWAGTGDPHLQAASENLTLEYKSKMLDQLQDWAKNQAESAGYKTVGVYAGALGWGYNTDIFKKKGFKEPKCWVDLLDPELKGEIQIANPNSSGTAYTALASLAQIMGEDQAFDYLKKLNANISQYTKSGSAPVKAAARGETALGIVFMHDAVAQTAEGFPVKSIAPCEGTGYEIGSMSIVKGARNMENAKIWYDWALQADVQSRMKDAKSFQLPSNKNAEIPKEAPRFEDIKLINYDFKTYGDPAKRKALLERWDKDVGAAAN, encoded by the coding sequence ATGCGACTGACACTTATTTCTAGCCTGCTTCTGGCAGGAACCACTCTGATGAGCGTACCTGTCCACGCGGCCGGTGACCTCAATCTCATCTGTGCAGCAGATGTGGTGATCTGCGAACAGATGAAAGGCGACTTCGAAAAGAGCCACGACATCAAGGTCAACATGGTGCGCATGTCGTCCGGCGAAGCATATGCCAAAATCCGTGCAGAAGCGCGCAATCCGAAGACCGATGTCTGGTGGGCAGGGACGGGCGATCCGCACCTGCAGGCAGCATCCGAGAACCTGACGCTTGAATACAAATCAAAGATGCTGGACCAGCTGCAGGACTGGGCAAAGAACCAGGCTGAGAGCGCCGGATACAAGACAGTCGGCGTCTATGCCGGTGCCTTGGGCTGGGGTTACAACACCGACATTTTCAAGAAGAAGGGTTTCAAGGAGCCGAAGTGCTGGGTAGACCTGCTTGATCCAGAGCTGAAGGGTGAAATCCAGATCGCCAATCCGAACTCTTCGGGAACGGCTTACACGGCCCTCGCTTCGCTTGCGCAGATCATGGGAGAAGATCAGGCCTTCGATTATCTGAAGAAGCTGAACGCCAACATCTCTCAATACACCAAGTCCGGTTCGGCGCCCGTAAAGGCGGCTGCCCGCGGTGAGACGGCGCTCGGGATCGTCTTCATGCACGATGCCGTCGCTCAGACTGCAGAAGGTTTCCCGGTAAAGTCGATCGCCCCTTGCGAGGGCACGGGTTACGAGATCGGCTCCATGTCGATCGTCAAGGGCGCCCGCAACATGGAGAATGCCAAGATCTGGTACGACTGGGCACTACAGGCCGATGTGCAGTCGCGGATGAAGGACGCCAAGTCGTTCCAGCTTCCATCCAACAAGAATGCTGAAATTCCGAAAGAAGCTCCACGCTTTGAGGATATCAAGCTGATCAACTACGACTTCAAGACCTATGGCGATCCCGCAAAGCGCAAGGCCTTGCTGGAACGTTGGGACAAGGACGTTGGCGCAGCCGCCAACTGA
- a CDS encoding response regulator transcription factor, translating to MQNQRIKILIVEDDPDMAELIADLVEAEGWLPTVVHSAEDATAILARDQFHIVLLDHNLPGISGRTFAQRIRTNLGLNVGILMVTAAGSATERVLGLETAADDYVVKPFEPIELTARIKAVLRRIAPSLKVEREPEREHEASSLRLGDWAVDLSARRALCIADRSKTLTSAEFALLEILAETPNKPVSRSQILDRLGAESDRFIDRNVDVLVLRLRRKIERNPDLPQHIQTRRGKGYVLHTDTAELPQ from the coding sequence TTGCAAAACCAGAGGATCAAGATTCTGATCGTCGAGGACGATCCGGATATGGCAGAATTGATTGCGGATCTCGTTGAAGCCGAAGGCTGGTTACCAACGGTCGTCCATTCCGCCGAAGACGCAACCGCGATTTTAGCGCGCGATCAGTTCCATATCGTTCTTCTCGACCACAATTTGCCGGGCATATCCGGAAGAACATTTGCGCAGCGTATCCGCACCAACCTTGGGCTCAATGTCGGCATCCTCATGGTCACAGCCGCCGGCAGCGCCACCGAACGTGTTCTCGGGCTGGAAACCGCGGCCGATGATTACGTCGTAAAACCCTTCGAGCCGATCGAATTGACGGCACGCATAAAGGCGGTTCTTCGCCGTATCGCGCCCTCGCTCAAGGTGGAGAGAGAGCCGGAGCGCGAGCACGAAGCGAGTTCTTTGCGACTGGGCGACTGGGCGGTCGATCTATCCGCGCGACGCGCGCTCTGCATTGCCGATCGGAGCAAGACGCTGACCAGCGCCGAATTTGCTCTCCTGGAGATACTGGCAGAGACGCCGAACAAACCGGTCAGCCGGTCCCAGATCCTCGATCGTCTCGGTGCGGAGAGTGATCGCTTCATCGATCGCAATGTCGATGTGCTGGTTCTGCGCCTGCGCCGGAAGATCGAGCGCAATCCAGACCTGCCGCAGCACATCCAGACCCGCCGCGGCAAGGGATATGTCCTGCACACAGACACCGCAGAGCTGCCTCAGTGA